One window of Anas platyrhynchos isolate ZD024472 breed Pekin duck chromosome 11, IASCAAS_PekinDuck_T2T, whole genome shotgun sequence genomic DNA carries:
- the SECISBP2L gene encoding selenocysteine insertion sequence-binding protein 2-like isoform X1 encodes MDKADKNVKLSAEVEPFIPQKKGPETLMIPMALPNDSGGINGVEPTPIPSYLITCYPFVQENQSNRQFPLYNSDIRWQQPNPNPAGPYLAYPIISAQPPVSTEYTYYQLMPAPCAQVMGFYHPFPTPYSAPFQTANAVNAVTTECTERPNPSGQVFPLSSQRSRSSNRGPVIQKQQQLQMHIRNKRPPVKNVATQKETSSSGPENRSKIVLLVDASQQTDFPSDIANKSLSESTSTMLWKSKGRRRRASHPAAESSSEQGASEADIDSDSGYCSPKHGNNQVAAMTSRNTDSCAVNVVEPSVNTTDASLSAGVSWTNVNSQATQKKPWAEKTQTFSRGGRQAEQRNSSQSGFRCRGHSTSSERRQNLQKRHEKPLTPSQSSRTEQSPEPLYFEDEDEFPELNSDNSSSKSSNIQQKISPKVLDDLPENSPINIVQTPIPITTSVPKRAKSQKKKALAAALATAQEYSEISMEQKKLQEALSKAAGKKSKTPVQLDLGDMLAALEKQQQAMKARQITNTRPLSYTVGSAAPFHTKESASRKSLTKGQPSMGCLNPLDSTAPKVKRGKEREISKLKRPTALKKIILKEREEKKGRLSVDHSLLGSDEQKEVHISLTTDQSQELASQEETGLSMPSDASLSPASQNSPYCMTPVSQGSPASSGIGSPMASSAITKIHSKRFREYCNQVLSKEIDECVTLLLQELVSFQERIYQKDPMRAKARRRLVMGLREVTKHMKLNKIKCVIISPNCEKIQSKGGLDEALYNVIAMAREQEIPFVFALGRKALGRCVNKLVPVSVVGIFNYSGAEDLFNKLVSLTEEARKAYRDMVAAMEQEQAEEALKNVKKAPHHMGHSRNPSAASAISFCSVISEPISEVNEKEYETNWRNMVETSDGLETSENERESSSKAAVPEKAGNGQTEKSTLNKQPPLATSSTTSATNHGKSIPGEKEEVKPDDNLEQASQQSTETGSLDGSCQDLLNSSMTSTTSTLVPGMLEEEDEEDEEDDEDYAHEPISVEVQLNSRIESWVSETQRTMETLQLGKTLSGAEEDNAEQSEEEEIEISEQVDPVVDGEEWTNDKHASNTQHKPTICTSLNKDHTDSIYMP; translated from the exons ATGGACAAAGCCGACAAG aatGTCAAGCTGTCAGCTGAAGTAGAACCATTTATTCCTCAGAAGAAGGGTCCAGAAACACTAATGATCCCAATGGCGCTTCCTAATGACAGCGGAGGAATTAATGGTGTGGAACCAACTCCTATCCCCAGCTATCTGATTACTTGCTATCCATTTGTACAGGAAAATCAATCCAATAG acagtttCCATTATATAACAGTGACATCAGATGGCAACAACCCAACCCAAATCCTGCAGGACCATACCTTGCTTATCCTATAATATCTGCACAACCACCTGTTTCTACAGAATACACATACTATCAGTTGATGCCAGCACCATGTGCTCAGGTCATGGGTTTCTATCATCCTTTCCCTACTCCCTATTCTGCACCCTTTCAAACAGCAAATGCTGTAAATGCAGTTACTACAGAATGCACAGAGCGTCCCAACCCATCGGGCCAGGTCTTTCCATTATCCAGTCAGCGGAGCAGAAGCAGTAACAGGGGACCCGTCATACAAAAA caacagcagctacAGATGCACATAAGAAATAAACGTCCCCCAGTGAAAAATGTAGCCACTCAAAAGGAGACTAGTTCATCAGGTCCTGAGAACAGATCAAAGATTGTTTTGTTGGTTGATGCATCACAGCAAACAG ACTTTCCTTCGGATATAGCTAATAAGTCACTTTCTGAAAGCACCTCTACCATGCTTTGGAAATCAAAAGGCAGACGCAGAAGAGCTTCTCACCCTGCTGCAGAGTCATCTAGTGAACAAGGTGCAAGTGAAGCAGACATTGACAGCGATAGTGGATATTGTAGTCCTAAGCATGGCAATAACCAGGTTGCAGCCATGACTTCAAGGAATACAGATTCTTGTGCAGTGAAT gttGTAGAACCATCAGTAAATACAA CTGATGCTTCCCTTTCAGCTGGTGTAAGTTGGACTAATGTAAATTCCCAGGCAACTCAAAAAAAACCTTGGGCTGAAAAAACTCAGACGTTTTCTAGAGGTGGAAGACAAGCTGAGCAAAGAAATAGTTCACAG tcTGGTTTCAGGTGCAGAGGCCACAGCACATCTTCAGAAAGAAGGCAGAATTTGCAAAAACGACATGAAAAGCCTCTGACTCCAAGTCAGTCGAGTAGAACAGAACAGAGCCCTGAACCTCTGTATTTTGAG GATGAGGATGAATTCCCAGAGCTAAATAGTGACAATAGTAGCAGCAAAAGTAGTAACATCCAACAAAAGATTTCACCCAAAGTA TTGGATGACTTACCAGAGAATTCTCCAATCAATATAGTCCAAACTCCAATTCCCATTACAACTTCCGTACCAAAGCGTGCAAAAAGTCAGAAGAAGAAGGCCTTGGCAGCAGCGCTTGCAACAGCTCAAGAGTATTCAGAGATAAGCATGGAACAGAAAAAACTTCAG GAGGCTTTATCAAAAGCAGCTGGAAAGAAGAGTAAGACCCCTGTTCAGTTAGATTTGGGGGACATGTTAGCAGCtcttgaaaagcagcagcaagcaatGAAAGCTCGTCAGATCACCAACACCAGGCCTCTTTCATACACAG TTGGCAGTGCTGCTCCCTTTCATACCAAAGAATCTGCCAGCAGAAAATCTTTAACAAAGGGACAGCCATCTATGGGTTGCCTTAATCCTTTGGATTCAACTGCTCCAAaagtgaaaagaggaaaagaaagagagatttCAAAACTGAAACGCCCTACTGCACTTAAAAAG attattttgaaagaaagagaagagaagaaaggccGTTTGTCAGTAGACCACAGTCTTTTGGGATCTGATGAACAGAAAGAGGTTCATATAAGTTTGACTACCGATCAGTCTCAGGAGTTGGCCTCTCAAGAAG aaacTGGATTAAGTATGCCTAGTGATGCTTCACTTTCACCAGCAAGTCAGAATTCTCCCTACTGTATGACCCCGGTGTCACAAGGCTCACCTGCTAGTTCTGGAATAGGTAGTCCAATGGCATCTTCTGCAATAACCAAAATTCACAGCAAGAGATTCAGAGA GTACTGTAACCAAGTTCTGAGTAAAGAAATAGATGAATGTGTGACTCTGTTATTGCAAGAGCTTGTCAGCTTTCAAGAACGGATTTATCAAAAAGATCCCATGAGAGCTAAAGCAAGGAGAAGACTGGTTATGGGACTGCGTGAAGTTACTAAGCATATGAAGCTAAACAAGATCAAGTGTGTAATTATATCTCCCAACTGTGAAAAAATCCAGTCAAAAG GTGGATTGGATGAAGCTCTGTATAACGTAATAGCCATGGCACGGGAACAGGAAATTCCTTTTGTCTTTGCTCTTGGACGTAAAGCTCTCGGCCGTTGTGTGAACAAGCTGGTTCCTGTTAGTGTAGTGGGTATCTTCAACTACTCAGGTGCTGAG GATCTATTTAATAAGCTGGTATCACTGACTGAAGAGGCCCGAAAAGCATACAGAGATATGGTTGCTGCAATGGAACAGGAACAGGCAGAAGAAGCTTTGAAGAATGTCAAGAAGGCGCCCCATCACATGGGTCATTCTCGTAATCCCTCTGCAGCAAGTGCTATCTCGTTCTGTAGTGTTATTTCTGAACCCATATCTGAAGTGAATGAGAAAGAATATG AAACAAACTGGAGAAATATGGTAGAAACATCCGATGGGTTAGAAACCTctgaaaatgagagagaatCCTCATCCAAGGCTGCAGTACCAGAAAAAGCAGGTAATGGTCAAACTGAAAAATCTACCCTTAATAAACAACCACCACTGGCTACATCCAGCACTACCTCAGCAACAAATCACGGAAAATCCATACCAGGTGAGAAGGAGGAGGTGAAACCAGATGACAATCTGGAACAGGCCTCGCAGCAGAGTACAGAGACAGGATCACTAGATGGCAGCTGCCAAgatcttttgaattcctctatGACCAGTACCACTAGTACTCTTGTGCCAGGAATGCTagaagaggaggatgaggaagatgaggaagatgATGAGGATTATGCCCATGAACCAATTTCTGTTGAGGTTCAGCTTAATAGCAGAATTGAATCCTGGGTTTCAGAGACCCAGAGAACTATGGAGACCCTTCAGCTTGGCAAGACCCTTAGTGGTGCCGAAGAAGACAATGCAGAACAaagtgaggaggaagaaatagagATTTCTGAGCAGGTTGATCCAGTCGTTGATGGTGAGGAATGGACAAATGACAAGCATGCAAGTAACACTCAACATAAGCCCACTATCTGCACTTCTTTGAATAAAGATCACACAGATTCCATCTACATGCCATAG
- the SECISBP2L gene encoding selenocysteine insertion sequence-binding protein 2-like isoform X2 codes for MDKADKNVKLSAEVEPFIPQKKGPETLMIPMALPNDSGGINGVEPTPIPSYLITCYPFVQENQSNRQFPLYNSDIRWQQPNPNPAGPYLAYPIISAQPPVSTEYTYYQLMPAPCAQVMGFYHPFPTPYSAPFQTANAVNAVTTECTERPNPSGQVFPLSSQRSRSSNRGPVIQKQQQLQMHIRNKRPPVKNVATQKETSSSGPENRSKIVLLVDASQQTDFPSDIANKSLSESTSTMLWKSKGRRRRASHPAAESSSEQGASEADIDSDSGYCSPKHGNNQVAAMTSRNTDSCAVNVVEPSVNTTGVSWTNVNSQATQKKPWAEKTQTFSRGGRQAEQRNSSQSGFRCRGHSTSSERRQNLQKRHEKPLTPSQSSRTEQSPEPLYFEDEDEFPELNSDNSSSKSSNIQQKISPKVLDDLPENSPINIVQTPIPITTSVPKRAKSQKKKALAAALATAQEYSEISMEQKKLQEALSKAAGKKSKTPVQLDLGDMLAALEKQQQAMKARQITNTRPLSYTVGSAAPFHTKESASRKSLTKGQPSMGCLNPLDSTAPKVKRGKEREISKLKRPTALKKIILKEREEKKGRLSVDHSLLGSDEQKEVHISLTTDQSQELASQEETGLSMPSDASLSPASQNSPYCMTPVSQGSPASSGIGSPMASSAITKIHSKRFREYCNQVLSKEIDECVTLLLQELVSFQERIYQKDPMRAKARRRLVMGLREVTKHMKLNKIKCVIISPNCEKIQSKGGLDEALYNVIAMAREQEIPFVFALGRKALGRCVNKLVPVSVVGIFNYSGAEDLFNKLVSLTEEARKAYRDMVAAMEQEQAEEALKNVKKAPHHMGHSRNPSAASAISFCSVISEPISEVNEKEYETNWRNMVETSDGLETSENERESSSKAAVPEKAGNGQTEKSTLNKQPPLATSSTTSATNHGKSIPGEKEEVKPDDNLEQASQQSTETGSLDGSCQDLLNSSMTSTTSTLVPGMLEEEDEEDEEDDEDYAHEPISVEVQLNSRIESWVSETQRTMETLQLGKTLSGAEEDNAEQSEEEEIEISEQVDPVVDGEEWTNDKHASNTQHKPTICTSLNKDHTDSIYMP; via the exons ATGGACAAAGCCGACAAG aatGTCAAGCTGTCAGCTGAAGTAGAACCATTTATTCCTCAGAAGAAGGGTCCAGAAACACTAATGATCCCAATGGCGCTTCCTAATGACAGCGGAGGAATTAATGGTGTGGAACCAACTCCTATCCCCAGCTATCTGATTACTTGCTATCCATTTGTACAGGAAAATCAATCCAATAG acagtttCCATTATATAACAGTGACATCAGATGGCAACAACCCAACCCAAATCCTGCAGGACCATACCTTGCTTATCCTATAATATCTGCACAACCACCTGTTTCTACAGAATACACATACTATCAGTTGATGCCAGCACCATGTGCTCAGGTCATGGGTTTCTATCATCCTTTCCCTACTCCCTATTCTGCACCCTTTCAAACAGCAAATGCTGTAAATGCAGTTACTACAGAATGCACAGAGCGTCCCAACCCATCGGGCCAGGTCTTTCCATTATCCAGTCAGCGGAGCAGAAGCAGTAACAGGGGACCCGTCATACAAAAA caacagcagctacAGATGCACATAAGAAATAAACGTCCCCCAGTGAAAAATGTAGCCACTCAAAAGGAGACTAGTTCATCAGGTCCTGAGAACAGATCAAAGATTGTTTTGTTGGTTGATGCATCACAGCAAACAG ACTTTCCTTCGGATATAGCTAATAAGTCACTTTCTGAAAGCACCTCTACCATGCTTTGGAAATCAAAAGGCAGACGCAGAAGAGCTTCTCACCCTGCTGCAGAGTCATCTAGTGAACAAGGTGCAAGTGAAGCAGACATTGACAGCGATAGTGGATATTGTAGTCCTAAGCATGGCAATAACCAGGTTGCAGCCATGACTTCAAGGAATACAGATTCTTGTGCAGTGAAT gttGTAGAACCATCAGTAAATACAA CTGGTGTAAGTTGGACTAATGTAAATTCCCAGGCAACTCAAAAAAAACCTTGGGCTGAAAAAACTCAGACGTTTTCTAGAGGTGGAAGACAAGCTGAGCAAAGAAATAGTTCACAG tcTGGTTTCAGGTGCAGAGGCCACAGCACATCTTCAGAAAGAAGGCAGAATTTGCAAAAACGACATGAAAAGCCTCTGACTCCAAGTCAGTCGAGTAGAACAGAACAGAGCCCTGAACCTCTGTATTTTGAG GATGAGGATGAATTCCCAGAGCTAAATAGTGACAATAGTAGCAGCAAAAGTAGTAACATCCAACAAAAGATTTCACCCAAAGTA TTGGATGACTTACCAGAGAATTCTCCAATCAATATAGTCCAAACTCCAATTCCCATTACAACTTCCGTACCAAAGCGTGCAAAAAGTCAGAAGAAGAAGGCCTTGGCAGCAGCGCTTGCAACAGCTCAAGAGTATTCAGAGATAAGCATGGAACAGAAAAAACTTCAG GAGGCTTTATCAAAAGCAGCTGGAAAGAAGAGTAAGACCCCTGTTCAGTTAGATTTGGGGGACATGTTAGCAGCtcttgaaaagcagcagcaagcaatGAAAGCTCGTCAGATCACCAACACCAGGCCTCTTTCATACACAG TTGGCAGTGCTGCTCCCTTTCATACCAAAGAATCTGCCAGCAGAAAATCTTTAACAAAGGGACAGCCATCTATGGGTTGCCTTAATCCTTTGGATTCAACTGCTCCAAaagtgaaaagaggaaaagaaagagagatttCAAAACTGAAACGCCCTACTGCACTTAAAAAG attattttgaaagaaagagaagagaagaaaggccGTTTGTCAGTAGACCACAGTCTTTTGGGATCTGATGAACAGAAAGAGGTTCATATAAGTTTGACTACCGATCAGTCTCAGGAGTTGGCCTCTCAAGAAG aaacTGGATTAAGTATGCCTAGTGATGCTTCACTTTCACCAGCAAGTCAGAATTCTCCCTACTGTATGACCCCGGTGTCACAAGGCTCACCTGCTAGTTCTGGAATAGGTAGTCCAATGGCATCTTCTGCAATAACCAAAATTCACAGCAAGAGATTCAGAGA GTACTGTAACCAAGTTCTGAGTAAAGAAATAGATGAATGTGTGACTCTGTTATTGCAAGAGCTTGTCAGCTTTCAAGAACGGATTTATCAAAAAGATCCCATGAGAGCTAAAGCAAGGAGAAGACTGGTTATGGGACTGCGTGAAGTTACTAAGCATATGAAGCTAAACAAGATCAAGTGTGTAATTATATCTCCCAACTGTGAAAAAATCCAGTCAAAAG GTGGATTGGATGAAGCTCTGTATAACGTAATAGCCATGGCACGGGAACAGGAAATTCCTTTTGTCTTTGCTCTTGGACGTAAAGCTCTCGGCCGTTGTGTGAACAAGCTGGTTCCTGTTAGTGTAGTGGGTATCTTCAACTACTCAGGTGCTGAG GATCTATTTAATAAGCTGGTATCACTGACTGAAGAGGCCCGAAAAGCATACAGAGATATGGTTGCTGCAATGGAACAGGAACAGGCAGAAGAAGCTTTGAAGAATGTCAAGAAGGCGCCCCATCACATGGGTCATTCTCGTAATCCCTCTGCAGCAAGTGCTATCTCGTTCTGTAGTGTTATTTCTGAACCCATATCTGAAGTGAATGAGAAAGAATATG AAACAAACTGGAGAAATATGGTAGAAACATCCGATGGGTTAGAAACCTctgaaaatgagagagaatCCTCATCCAAGGCTGCAGTACCAGAAAAAGCAGGTAATGGTCAAACTGAAAAATCTACCCTTAATAAACAACCACCACTGGCTACATCCAGCACTACCTCAGCAACAAATCACGGAAAATCCATACCAGGTGAGAAGGAGGAGGTGAAACCAGATGACAATCTGGAACAGGCCTCGCAGCAGAGTACAGAGACAGGATCACTAGATGGCAGCTGCCAAgatcttttgaattcctctatGACCAGTACCACTAGTACTCTTGTGCCAGGAATGCTagaagaggaggatgaggaagatgaggaagatgATGAGGATTATGCCCATGAACCAATTTCTGTTGAGGTTCAGCTTAATAGCAGAATTGAATCCTGGGTTTCAGAGACCCAGAGAACTATGGAGACCCTTCAGCTTGGCAAGACCCTTAGTGGTGCCGAAGAAGACAATGCAGAACAaagtgaggaggaagaaatagagATTTCTGAGCAGGTTGATCCAGTCGTTGATGGTGAGGAATGGACAAATGACAAGCATGCAAGTAACACTCAACATAAGCCCACTATCTGCACTTCTTTGAATAAAGATCACACAGATTCCATCTACATGCCATAG
- the SECISBP2L gene encoding selenocysteine insertion sequence-binding protein 2-like isoform X3, translated as MIPMALPNDSGGINGVEPTPIPSYLITCYPFVQENQSNRQFPLYNSDIRWQQPNPNPAGPYLAYPIISAQPPVSTEYTYYQLMPAPCAQVMGFYHPFPTPYSAPFQTANAVNAVTTECTERPNPSGQVFPLSSQRSRSSNRGPVIQKQQQLQMHIRNKRPPVKNVATQKETSSSGPENRSKIVLLVDASQQTDFPSDIANKSLSESTSTMLWKSKGRRRRASHPAAESSSEQGASEADIDSDSGYCSPKHGNNQVAAMTSRNTDSCAVNVVEPSVNTTDASLSAGVSWTNVNSQATQKKPWAEKTQTFSRGGRQAEQRNSSQSGFRCRGHSTSSERRQNLQKRHEKPLTPSQSSRTEQSPEPLYFEDEDEFPELNSDNSSSKSSNIQQKISPKVLDDLPENSPINIVQTPIPITTSVPKRAKSQKKKALAAALATAQEYSEISMEQKKLQEALSKAAGKKSKTPVQLDLGDMLAALEKQQQAMKARQITNTRPLSYTVGSAAPFHTKESASRKSLTKGQPSMGCLNPLDSTAPKVKRGKEREISKLKRPTALKKIILKEREEKKGRLSVDHSLLGSDEQKEVHISLTTDQSQELASQEETGLSMPSDASLSPASQNSPYCMTPVSQGSPASSGIGSPMASSAITKIHSKRFREYCNQVLSKEIDECVTLLLQELVSFQERIYQKDPMRAKARRRLVMGLREVTKHMKLNKIKCVIISPNCEKIQSKGGLDEALYNVIAMAREQEIPFVFALGRKALGRCVNKLVPVSVVGIFNYSGAEDLFNKLVSLTEEARKAYRDMVAAMEQEQAEEALKNVKKAPHHMGHSRNPSAASAISFCSVISEPISEVNEKEYETNWRNMVETSDGLETSENERESSSKAAVPEKAGNGQTEKSTLNKQPPLATSSTTSATNHGKSIPGEKEEVKPDDNLEQASQQSTETGSLDGSCQDLLNSSMTSTTSTLVPGMLEEEDEEDEEDDEDYAHEPISVEVQLNSRIESWVSETQRTMETLQLGKTLSGAEEDNAEQSEEEEIEISEQVDPVVDGEEWTNDKHASNTQHKPTICTSLNKDHTDSIYMP; from the exons ATGATCCCAATGGCGCTTCCTAATGACAGCGGAGGAATTAATGGTGTGGAACCAACTCCTATCCCCAGCTATCTGATTACTTGCTATCCATTTGTACAGGAAAATCAATCCAATAG acagtttCCATTATATAACAGTGACATCAGATGGCAACAACCCAACCCAAATCCTGCAGGACCATACCTTGCTTATCCTATAATATCTGCACAACCACCTGTTTCTACAGAATACACATACTATCAGTTGATGCCAGCACCATGTGCTCAGGTCATGGGTTTCTATCATCCTTTCCCTACTCCCTATTCTGCACCCTTTCAAACAGCAAATGCTGTAAATGCAGTTACTACAGAATGCACAGAGCGTCCCAACCCATCGGGCCAGGTCTTTCCATTATCCAGTCAGCGGAGCAGAAGCAGTAACAGGGGACCCGTCATACAAAAA caacagcagctacAGATGCACATAAGAAATAAACGTCCCCCAGTGAAAAATGTAGCCACTCAAAAGGAGACTAGTTCATCAGGTCCTGAGAACAGATCAAAGATTGTTTTGTTGGTTGATGCATCACAGCAAACAG ACTTTCCTTCGGATATAGCTAATAAGTCACTTTCTGAAAGCACCTCTACCATGCTTTGGAAATCAAAAGGCAGACGCAGAAGAGCTTCTCACCCTGCTGCAGAGTCATCTAGTGAACAAGGTGCAAGTGAAGCAGACATTGACAGCGATAGTGGATATTGTAGTCCTAAGCATGGCAATAACCAGGTTGCAGCCATGACTTCAAGGAATACAGATTCTTGTGCAGTGAAT gttGTAGAACCATCAGTAAATACAA CTGATGCTTCCCTTTCAGCTGGTGTAAGTTGGACTAATGTAAATTCCCAGGCAACTCAAAAAAAACCTTGGGCTGAAAAAACTCAGACGTTTTCTAGAGGTGGAAGACAAGCTGAGCAAAGAAATAGTTCACAG tcTGGTTTCAGGTGCAGAGGCCACAGCACATCTTCAGAAAGAAGGCAGAATTTGCAAAAACGACATGAAAAGCCTCTGACTCCAAGTCAGTCGAGTAGAACAGAACAGAGCCCTGAACCTCTGTATTTTGAG GATGAGGATGAATTCCCAGAGCTAAATAGTGACAATAGTAGCAGCAAAAGTAGTAACATCCAACAAAAGATTTCACCCAAAGTA TTGGATGACTTACCAGAGAATTCTCCAATCAATATAGTCCAAACTCCAATTCCCATTACAACTTCCGTACCAAAGCGTGCAAAAAGTCAGAAGAAGAAGGCCTTGGCAGCAGCGCTTGCAACAGCTCAAGAGTATTCAGAGATAAGCATGGAACAGAAAAAACTTCAG GAGGCTTTATCAAAAGCAGCTGGAAAGAAGAGTAAGACCCCTGTTCAGTTAGATTTGGGGGACATGTTAGCAGCtcttgaaaagcagcagcaagcaatGAAAGCTCGTCAGATCACCAACACCAGGCCTCTTTCATACACAG TTGGCAGTGCTGCTCCCTTTCATACCAAAGAATCTGCCAGCAGAAAATCTTTAACAAAGGGACAGCCATCTATGGGTTGCCTTAATCCTTTGGATTCAACTGCTCCAAaagtgaaaagaggaaaagaaagagagatttCAAAACTGAAACGCCCTACTGCACTTAAAAAG attattttgaaagaaagagaagagaagaaaggccGTTTGTCAGTAGACCACAGTCTTTTGGGATCTGATGAACAGAAAGAGGTTCATATAAGTTTGACTACCGATCAGTCTCAGGAGTTGGCCTCTCAAGAAG aaacTGGATTAAGTATGCCTAGTGATGCTTCACTTTCACCAGCAAGTCAGAATTCTCCCTACTGTATGACCCCGGTGTCACAAGGCTCACCTGCTAGTTCTGGAATAGGTAGTCCAATGGCATCTTCTGCAATAACCAAAATTCACAGCAAGAGATTCAGAGA GTACTGTAACCAAGTTCTGAGTAAAGAAATAGATGAATGTGTGACTCTGTTATTGCAAGAGCTTGTCAGCTTTCAAGAACGGATTTATCAAAAAGATCCCATGAGAGCTAAAGCAAGGAGAAGACTGGTTATGGGACTGCGTGAAGTTACTAAGCATATGAAGCTAAACAAGATCAAGTGTGTAATTATATCTCCCAACTGTGAAAAAATCCAGTCAAAAG GTGGATTGGATGAAGCTCTGTATAACGTAATAGCCATGGCACGGGAACAGGAAATTCCTTTTGTCTTTGCTCTTGGACGTAAAGCTCTCGGCCGTTGTGTGAACAAGCTGGTTCCTGTTAGTGTAGTGGGTATCTTCAACTACTCAGGTGCTGAG GATCTATTTAATAAGCTGGTATCACTGACTGAAGAGGCCCGAAAAGCATACAGAGATATGGTTGCTGCAATGGAACAGGAACAGGCAGAAGAAGCTTTGAAGAATGTCAAGAAGGCGCCCCATCACATGGGTCATTCTCGTAATCCCTCTGCAGCAAGTGCTATCTCGTTCTGTAGTGTTATTTCTGAACCCATATCTGAAGTGAATGAGAAAGAATATG AAACAAACTGGAGAAATATGGTAGAAACATCCGATGGGTTAGAAACCTctgaaaatgagagagaatCCTCATCCAAGGCTGCAGTACCAGAAAAAGCAGGTAATGGTCAAACTGAAAAATCTACCCTTAATAAACAACCACCACTGGCTACATCCAGCACTACCTCAGCAACAAATCACGGAAAATCCATACCAGGTGAGAAGGAGGAGGTGAAACCAGATGACAATCTGGAACAGGCCTCGCAGCAGAGTACAGAGACAGGATCACTAGATGGCAGCTGCCAAgatcttttgaattcctctatGACCAGTACCACTAGTACTCTTGTGCCAGGAATGCTagaagaggaggatgaggaagatgaggaagatgATGAGGATTATGCCCATGAACCAATTTCTGTTGAGGTTCAGCTTAATAGCAGAATTGAATCCTGGGTTTCAGAGACCCAGAGAACTATGGAGACCCTTCAGCTTGGCAAGACCCTTAGTGGTGCCGAAGAAGACAATGCAGAACAaagtgaggaggaagaaatagagATTTCTGAGCAGGTTGATCCAGTCGTTGATGGTGAGGAATGGACAAATGACAAGCATGCAAGTAACACTCAACATAAGCCCACTATCTGCACTTCTTTGAATAAAGATCACACAGATTCCATCTACATGCCATAG